The proteins below come from a single Dinghuibacter silviterrae genomic window:
- a CDS encoding family 20 glycosylhydrolase codes for MRKLILPLLCSAFTMTALAGGAPAGDRHVSIIPAPVSLTKTPGTFVLDAGTVIHSESADLAQTASWFGGLVHLDVAKHSKKQITLALLKEADTTLGKEGYTLSVKPGGVTIKANTPAGVFYGLQTLLQMIDGHSLPCAEITDYPRFGWRGLMLDVSRHFFTKTEVERYIDEMARYKFNTFHWHLSDDNGWRIEIKSLPELTQKGAWRVSRSGRWGTFLPPLADEPTDDGGFYTQEDIKEILAYAKARFITVLPEIDVPAHSLALISAYPNLSCTQLPYPVNPGSRGPERQDNVLCVGNDSVYEVLQKIFTEIAALFPNPYIHIGGDEAFKGFWANCPKCRHLMEQEHLKDVDELQSYFVKRMEKMLNGLGKKLIGWDEILEGGLAPSATVMSWRGMAGGITAARMGHEVVMTPWDYAYLDLYQGDPAVEPPTYGLCRLTDCYKYDPVPDSVDPRLIIGGQGNLWTESVPTFRHAEYMTWPRSLALAEVYWSPKAKRNWDDFTRRMEAELPRLDAAGINYARSAFDAVAIPGHDKLGRLAIRFITEIKGLDIYYTFDNTRPDSLSAKYQGEPLEFPKGAAILTVITYRDGKPIGERISLNKDDLEKRSQEKHHVY; via the coding sequence ATGAGAAAACTGATCCTTCCGCTGCTGTGCAGCGCCTTTACAATGACAGCGCTGGCCGGCGGCGCGCCTGCCGGCGACCGCCACGTTTCGATCATCCCCGCCCCCGTCTCCCTCACCAAAACCCCAGGCACCTTCGTCCTCGACGCCGGAACAGTCATCCACTCGGAATCCGCAGACCTGGCGCAAACCGCCTCCTGGTTTGGTGGCCTGGTCCACCTGGACGTGGCCAAGCACAGCAAGAAACAGATCACGCTGGCGCTGCTCAAAGAAGCCGACACCACCCTCGGCAAGGAAGGCTATACCCTCTCCGTAAAACCCGGAGGCGTCACTATAAAGGCCAATACGCCCGCCGGCGTCTTCTATGGTCTCCAAACCCTGTTACAAATGATAGATGGGCACAGCCTGCCCTGCGCCGAGATCACGGACTATCCCCGCTTTGGCTGGAGAGGGCTCATGCTGGACGTGAGCCGTCACTTCTTTACAAAGACGGAGGTCGAGCGTTATATCGATGAAATGGCGCGGTATAAATTCAATACGTTCCACTGGCACCTGTCGGACGACAACGGCTGGAGGATCGAGATCAAAAGCCTGCCCGAACTGACACAAAAAGGTGCCTGGAGGGTGAGCCGGAGCGGCCGCTGGGGTACTTTCCTGCCGCCCCTGGCCGACGAACCCACGGACGACGGCGGTTTCTATACACAGGAAGACATCAAAGAAATCCTGGCCTATGCCAAGGCCCGTTTTATCACCGTCCTCCCCGAAATCGACGTGCCCGCGCACAGCCTCGCGCTGATCTCAGCCTATCCCAACCTTTCTTGTACCCAGCTGCCGTATCCGGTCAACCCCGGAAGCCGCGGACCGGAACGTCAGGACAACGTGCTTTGCGTGGGGAATGATTCCGTCTATGAAGTGCTGCAAAAAATATTCACGGAGATCGCGGCCCTTTTCCCCAATCCTTATATCCATATCGGGGGCGATGAAGCCTTCAAAGGCTTCTGGGCCAATTGTCCGAAGTGCCGCCACCTGATGGAACAGGAACACCTAAAAGATGTGGATGAGCTGCAAAGCTATTTTGTCAAACGTATGGAGAAGATGCTGAACGGCCTGGGCAAAAAACTGATCGGCTGGGACGAGATCCTGGAAGGCGGGCTGGCACCCTCCGCCACCGTAATGAGCTGGAGGGGCATGGCCGGTGGGATTACCGCCGCCCGGATGGGACACGAGGTTGTGATGACCCCCTGGGATTATGCCTACCTCGACCTCTACCAGGGTGACCCGGCGGTGGAACCCCCGACATACGGCCTGTGCCGCCTCACCGATTGCTACAAATACGATCCCGTGCCCGACAGCGTTGATCCGCGCCTGATCATCGGCGGACAGGGAAATCTTTGGACGGAGTCCGTGCCCACCTTCCGTCACGCCGAATACATGACCTGGCCGAGGTCCCTGGCGCTGGCCGAAGTGTATTGGAGTCCTAAAGCCAAACGCAACTGGGACGACTTCACCCGCCGCATGGAAGCCGAGCTCCCCCGCCTCGACGCAGCCGGCATCAATTATGCCCGGAGCGCCTTTGACGCGGTGGCCATACCCGGTCACGACAAGTTGGGCCGGTTGGCGATCCGGTTCATCACCGAAATCAAAGGGCTCGATATCTATTATACCTTTGACAACACCCGTCCCGACTCGCTCAGCGCGAAGTACCAGGGAGAACCGTTGGAATTCCCCAAAGGCGCGGCGATCCTGACCGTCATTACCTACAGGGATGGCAAACCCATAGGAGAACGTATCAGCCTGAACAAAGACGATCTGGAGAAGCGCTCGCAAGAGAAACACCATGTATACTAA
- a CDS encoding sigma-70 family RNA polymerase sigma factor: MEPHVLFSENDDVRQRIADGDEAAFTELFRHYYAQLRPFVQRFATTGADAEEILQETFVRVWLSRDKLPGITNLRSWIFTVASRQCLMALRTQLNDRKKITAFRQEAPVSTGEMPVDSASLAEMTLLVAEAVNRMPPQRQRIYRLSREEGLKPAAIAGELSLSVSTVKNVLVIALKEIRDHLSASGHVVSLLYILQHFF, encoded by the coding sequence ATGGAGCCGCATGTCCTTTTTTCAGAGAACGATGACGTCAGGCAGAGGATCGCCGACGGGGACGAAGCCGCTTTTACAGAACTTTTCCGTCATTATTATGCGCAGCTCCGTCCGTTTGTCCAACGTTTTGCCACCACCGGGGCAGACGCAGAGGAGATCCTCCAGGAAACGTTTGTCCGGGTTTGGTTGTCCAGGGATAAACTCCCCGGGATCACCAACCTCCGGTCATGGATCTTTACGGTCGCTTCCCGCCAATGCCTGATGGCGCTCCGCACCCAGCTCAACGACCGTAAAAAGATCACGGCCTTCCGCCAGGAGGCGCCGGTGTCCACCGGGGAAATGCCCGTGGACAGTGCTTCCCTGGCCGAGATGACCCTCCTGGTGGCCGAAGCCGTGAACCGGATGCCTCCCCAGCGCCAGCGGATCTACCGGCTAAGCCGGGAAGAAGGGCTGAAACCGGCCGCCATTGCCGGGGAGCTGTCTTTGTCCGTCAGCACCGTAAAAAATGTCCTGGTGATCGCCCTCAAGGAAATACGGGATCATCTGTCCGCCTCCGGACACGTCGTCAGTCTGCTGTATATCCTGCAACATTTTTTTTAA
- a CDS encoding FecR family protein, translated as MKKAEITYLLEQYMLGRLTESESEALLEQTSQENEAAMLAVLQEYLETESAGAIPVDPAVLAQLVQRIVSVDKGLVPIRRKRRHWVWVAAAACLLGAGVFAWYTWTPKPPAIEVAQPQAQRFKNDVAAPAGSRAVLTLGSGQKVVLDSLSTGTFGKQGAASLVKTGSGKLAYNALDKTPAEIVYNTLTTGRGGQTSVVLADGTKVWLDASSSLRYPTAFGAGPRRVELTGQAYFEVGKKAGSPFCVEVGGMEVKALGTDFNVKAFTDESVQVVTLLGGKVLVSRDNVTTDLSPGQQARVSDHGGISRTDQADIEEVMAWKNGYFVFHGVDMQSLLREAARWYDVDVENRRKDNPKFYGEVSRSTPLSDLLKAMELSGRVTFGIEGKKIIVLP; from the coding sequence ATGAAGAAGGCGGAAATCACCTATTTGCTGGAGCAATATATGCTTGGCCGGCTGACGGAATCTGAGTCGGAAGCATTATTGGAGCAAACCTCACAAGAGAACGAAGCGGCTATGTTGGCGGTTCTCCAGGAATACCTGGAGACAGAGTCCGCGGGGGCTATCCCCGTGGACCCGGCTGTTTTAGCGCAACTGGTGCAAAGGATCGTATCGGTGGACAAAGGACTGGTTCCGATTCGCCGGAAACGGCGGCACTGGGTGTGGGTGGCCGCGGCGGCTTGTTTGCTGGGTGCCGGTGTTTTTGCCTGGTATACCTGGACACCAAAGCCACCGGCCATCGAGGTCGCGCAGCCGCAGGCGCAGCGTTTCAAGAACGACGTGGCGGCTCCCGCGGGGAGCCGGGCCGTTCTGACGCTGGGTTCGGGGCAAAAGGTCGTCCTGGACAGCCTGTCCACGGGCACCTTTGGCAAACAGGGCGCTGCTTCGCTGGTCAAGACGGGTTCCGGGAAACTGGCGTACAACGCACTCGATAAGACCCCGGCGGAGATCGTATACAATACGCTGACCACCGGGAGGGGAGGACAGACCTCCGTGGTGCTGGCCGACGGGACGAAAGTATGGCTGGATGCATCAAGCTCCCTGCGGTATCCCACGGCCTTCGGCGCGGGGCCCCGGCGGGTGGAACTGACGGGCCAGGCGTATTTCGAGGTGGGCAAAAAAGCAGGCAGCCCGTTTTGCGTGGAAGTCGGTGGGATGGAGGTCAAAGCACTTGGTACGGACTTCAATGTAAAGGCCTTCACCGATGAAAGTGTCCAGGTGGTGACCTTGCTGGGTGGTAAGGTCCTTGTGTCCAGGGACAATGTCACCACCGACCTGTCACCCGGTCAGCAGGCCAGGGTCTCCGACCACGGCGGGATCAGCCGGACGGATCAGGCGGACATAGAAGAAGTGATGGCCTGGAAAAACGGATACTTTGTTTTCCATGGCGTGGATATGCAATCGTTGTTGCGCGAGGCCGCCCGCTGGTATGATGTAGATGTGGAGAACCGGCGGAAGGATAACCCGAAGTTTTACGGAGAAGTATCCCGGAGCACGCCCTTGTCCGACCTGCTAAAAGCCATGGAGCTGAGCGGTCGCGTGACATTCGGGATCGAGGGGAAAAAGATCATTGTATTACCCTAA
- a CDS encoding SusC/RagA family TonB-linked outer membrane protein yields the protein MKLTALFLLAAFLHVHARSYSQRVTLAMTDAPLEKVFVAIKAQTGYTFFYTEDELRHFSPISIAVSGVALEEALSRCFEHQPYSYTIVDKMVVVREKDPASAPEPGDTTKRGHLIHVTGVVDGDTGQPMSGATVTSQKSKKGVVTDESGEFAIDVAPGDILSFSYVGMETQELRVGTQTRFSVTLLKGNKLIEEVVVEGYGSAKKAQNVVGSITTVSVKDIQEKPVADMMDALQGKIPGLLVLSSSGEPNSQVSLSLNGVGSLSADVTPLIVLDGVPVALSTLLALNPADIESMSVLRDASATSIYGSRAANGVIYVTSKKGQPGRDMVTVSTQYGISKLADTKFYNNFMDSKELTGTWVVQGFQTQAQVDALLQKYPNNTVWYKYYYKNSTPVYQQNVSLSGGTTKTTYFVSGSYFHNEGLAYRSAYDRYTFRANLNTKVEPWLNMGLNLAAGYNYDQTNPFGVNSTNRGLFWLAQPFYTPINPATGKAYPTLIPGWNRYNPNYRADESPNPVNTVQFNPQGYLELNPIKGLILRSTAGMDAFDQRNDSIQLPSYQGSPGNGNVAQSFGRSVHMDFNNTIEYGFKLKNVHDINVLVGQEYIDNKDSYFRGASTGQTDDRLIQLGQGTNNISVASNTAEYAYISYFGRVEYNYNEKYYLNLSARQDESSLFGANKRDATFGSVGVLWQAKKEDFLKSVKWLDDLALRANYGTSGNSAIDNYKALPLVGTSQYDNSTGWSINSPGNPNLTWEKVAQTTIGAQFSLINRLHFDVDVYNKLTTNMLVSVPYPYTTGFSQITSNVASLRNRGINLQADIDVLKTRDLNLTVFGRFSDNQERVTKLFQGLDHWVIPNTGVCWVVGKPVSYFLPIFAGVDPQTGVEQWYNPGANISNTNKDPKNLTTTFNSTGLQQNTGIHRNPPIIGSVGLNGSFKGLYWDVSFSFVLKKYIINNDMYFYDNPTVFTGYNQSKEVLNYWKKPGDVTPFPSLANNEQFTEYIDTKIVQNASFCRMKTATIGYSVPKSILQRTRVIKGIKVYVTGRNLLTFTKYPGADPEVDSNIALGNYPNTKQVVGGLDVIF from the coding sequence ATGAAACTAACCGCGCTTTTCCTCCTGGCTGCCTTTCTCCATGTCCATGCCAGGTCCTATTCCCAAAGGGTGACGCTGGCCATGACCGATGCTCCGCTGGAGAAGGTATTTGTGGCCATTAAAGCCCAAACTGGGTATACCTTTTTTTATACCGAAGACGAGCTGAGGCACTTCTCACCCATCAGCATCGCCGTCAGCGGTGTTGCGCTGGAAGAGGCATTGAGCCGGTGTTTCGAGCACCAGCCCTATTCGTATACGATCGTTGATAAAATGGTGGTCGTGCGGGAGAAGGACCCGGCGTCTGCCCCGGAACCCGGTGACACCACAAAAAGAGGCCACTTGATTCACGTGACCGGGGTGGTGGATGGGGACACCGGGCAACCGATGTCCGGAGCCACGGTGACCTCGCAAAAAAGTAAAAAAGGGGTTGTCACCGATGAGTCCGGCGAATTTGCCATCGACGTGGCCCCCGGCGACATCCTGTCTTTTTCCTACGTAGGTATGGAAACCCAGGAACTGAGGGTGGGGACCCAGACCCGTTTCAGCGTTACCCTGCTCAAGGGGAACAAGCTGATCGAAGAAGTGGTCGTTGAAGGATACGGGTCCGCAAAAAAGGCGCAAAACGTCGTGGGATCGATCACTACGGTCTCCGTAAAGGACATCCAGGAGAAACCGGTGGCCGATATGATGGACGCCCTCCAAGGGAAAATCCCCGGTCTGCTGGTCCTGAGCTCATCGGGTGAGCCCAATTCCCAGGTGTCCCTCTCCCTGAACGGGGTCGGTTCCCTCAGTGCGGATGTGACCCCTCTGATCGTCCTCGACGGGGTGCCTGTAGCCTTATCTACGCTCCTGGCCCTGAACCCGGCCGATATCGAAAGCATGAGCGTGCTCCGGGATGCATCAGCCACTTCCATCTATGGATCCCGGGCGGCCAATGGCGTTATTTATGTCACCAGCAAAAAGGGGCAGCCGGGCAGGGATATGGTGACCGTCTCTACCCAATACGGTATATCCAAGCTGGCCGATACGAAATTCTACAACAACTTCATGGATTCGAAGGAGCTGACCGGAACCTGGGTGGTCCAGGGATTCCAGACACAGGCCCAGGTGGATGCGCTGCTCCAGAAATACCCTAATAATACGGTTTGGTACAAATACTATTATAAGAACAGTACGCCGGTATACCAGCAGAATGTTTCCCTGAGCGGCGGTACCACCAAAACGACCTACTTCGTTTCGGGCTCCTACTTTCACAACGAAGGGCTGGCCTATCGTTCTGCTTATGACCGGTATACCTTCAGGGCAAACCTGAATACCAAGGTGGAACCCTGGTTGAACATGGGTTTGAACCTGGCCGCCGGGTACAACTACGACCAGACCAATCCGTTTGGGGTAAACTCCACCAACCGTGGTCTGTTCTGGCTGGCCCAGCCTTTCTATACGCCCATCAACCCCGCCACGGGGAAAGCGTATCCGACCCTCATCCCGGGTTGGAATCGCTACAACCCGAACTACCGGGCCGATGAAAGCCCCAACCCCGTCAATACGGTACAGTTCAACCCCCAGGGCTACTTGGAACTCAACCCTATCAAGGGGCTGATCCTCCGGTCCACGGCGGGTATGGACGCCTTCGACCAACGCAACGACTCGATACAACTGCCTTCCTACCAGGGTTCTCCCGGCAACGGGAACGTGGCCCAATCCTTTGGACGGTCGGTGCACATGGACTTCAACAACACGATCGAATACGGGTTCAAACTGAAAAATGTCCACGACATCAACGTGCTGGTGGGCCAGGAATATATCGACAACAAGGATAGCTACTTCCGCGGCGCCTCCACCGGCCAGACGGACGACCGGCTCATCCAGCTCGGGCAGGGAACCAACAACATCTCGGTTGCGTCCAACACGGCGGAATATGCCTACATTTCGTATTTCGGCCGTGTGGAATACAACTACAACGAGAAATACTATCTCAACCTCTCCGCGCGCCAGGACGAATCCTCCCTTTTCGGGGCGAATAAGCGGGACGCCACTTTCGGCTCGGTAGGCGTGCTGTGGCAGGCCAAAAAGGAAGACTTCCTGAAAAGCGTGAAGTGGCTGGACGACCTCGCCCTGAGGGCCAACTATGGTACCAGCGGTAACTCCGCCATCGATAACTATAAAGCGTTGCCCCTGGTAGGAACCTCCCAGTACGACAATTCGACCGGGTGGAGCATCAACTCGCCCGGTAACCCCAACCTGACATGGGAAAAGGTCGCCCAAACCACCATTGGCGCCCAGTTCTCCCTGATCAACCGCCTGCATTTTGACGTGGATGTGTATAATAAGCTCACCACTAACATGCTCGTGTCGGTGCCCTATCCCTATACGACGGGTTTCTCACAGATCACGTCCAACGTGGCCTCCCTCCGGAACAGGGGGATCAACCTCCAGGCGGACATCGACGTCCTGAAAACGCGGGACCTCAACCTGACCGTATTCGGCAGGTTCAGCGACAACCAGGAAAGGGTCACCAAACTGTTCCAGGGTTTGGATCACTGGGTCATTCCCAATACAGGGGTATGCTGGGTCGTCGGCAAACCGGTTTCCTATTTCCTTCCCATCTTCGCCGGTGTGGATCCCCAGACCGGTGTCGAACAATGGTATAACCCGGGCGCCAACATCTCCAACACGAACAAGGATCCGAAGAACCTGACGACGACGTTCAATTCCACCGGCCTCCAGCAGAACACGGGCATCCACAGAAATCCGCCGATCATCGGCAGTGTGGGTCTGAACGGATCTTTTAAAGGGCTGTATTGGGACGTGTCTTTCTCCTTCGTGCTGAAGAAATACATCATCAACAACGACATGTATTTCTATGACAACCCCACCGTATTCACGGGGTATAACCAGTCGAAGGAAGTGTTGAACTATTGGAAGAAACCGGGTGATGTAACCCCATTCCCCTCCCTGGCCAATAATGAACAGTTCACCGAGTACATCGACACCAAGATCGTCCAAAACGCTTCGTTCTGCCGGATGAAGACCGCCACCATCGGC